In Aliamphritea ceti, a single window of DNA contains:
- a CDS encoding riboflavin synthase subunit alpha, whose amino-acid sequence MFTGIVQGIATVTQLERHENFMRLTLELPVAHCNNLQTGASIAVNGTCLTITGFENQQVHFDLIMETLRVTNLGELKPGENVNFERAARFGDEIGGHLLSGHIHSQITLRSKETPTDNCILWFDVMPEFIKYILPKGFVALNGCSLTVGEVSDSGFNVYLIPETLTVTTFGEIQPGDKINLEIDSQTQAVVDTIERYMKHNQPA is encoded by the coding sequence ATGTTTACAGGTATCGTACAAGGCATTGCGACTGTCACCCAGCTGGAACGGCACGAAAACTTCATGCGCCTGACGCTTGAACTGCCTGTTGCTCACTGTAACAATCTGCAAACTGGCGCCAGCATTGCGGTTAATGGCACCTGCCTGACGATTACAGGCTTTGAAAACCAGCAAGTCCACTTCGACCTGATCATGGAAACACTAAGAGTAACAAATCTTGGAGAACTGAAGCCGGGCGAAAACGTTAACTTTGAGCGAGCTGCCCGCTTTGGCGATGAAATTGGCGGTCATTTACTGTCCGGGCACATACACAGCCAGATAACGCTGCGCAGCAAAGAAACCCCAACCGATAACTGTATTCTCTGGTTTGATGTAATGCCTGAGTTTATTAAATACATTCTGCCTAAAGGCTTTGTTGCCCTGAATGGCTGCAGCCTGACAGTGGGTGAAGTAAGCGATTCAGGTTTCAATGTTTACCTGATTCCTGAAACGCTAACTGTCACCACATTTGGCGAAATCCAGCCTGGCGACAAAATAAATCTCGAGATAGACAGCCAGACCCAGGCTGTAGTCGACACTATTGAACGCTATATGAAACATAATCAGCCAGCCTGA
- the mqo gene encoding malate dehydrogenase (quinone), giving the protein MTSKSVDVLLVGAGAMSTTLGVLLKQLDPSLKIAMVERLDHVANESTDAMNNAGTGHAAYCELNYTALQEDGSVSTDKAFSINASFEASLQFWAYLVEQECLPSPEQFISNVPHQSLVWGKENVAFLRKRYVALSKTAQFADMEYSEDPAVLSEWMPLIMQDRPSDEPVAATRVRYGTDVNFGSLARNMVEYLEKQDNFDLLLGHAVEDLSQCSDGDWRVDLKSLQGKDIKIRAKFVFLGAGGGALPLLQKSGISEGDGYGGFPVSGQWLVCNKPEVVEQHMAKVYGQAPIGAPPMSVPHLDSRVIDGKRALLFGPFAGFTTKFLKQGSVLDMPLSVRLSNLKPMMSVGAKNMDLTRYLISEVMQSHSDRVNSLRRFFPGAKEEDWELCSAGQRVQIIKKDAKGKGKLEFGTEVISSADGRLAALLGASPGASTATMTMIDVINRCFPEQVKSPEWQAKLKQMVESYGEDLIADDELLRRVRKRTLSVLKIDDQYGAEQV; this is encoded by the coding sequence ATGACCTCGAAATCTGTTGATGTATTACTGGTGGGTGCCGGTGCGATGAGCACCACGTTAGGTGTGCTGCTTAAGCAACTCGATCCTTCCCTGAAAATTGCCATGGTTGAGCGTCTCGATCATGTCGCGAATGAAAGTACTGATGCGATGAATAACGCCGGTACGGGTCATGCTGCGTATTGTGAGCTGAACTATACGGCTTTACAGGAAGATGGCAGTGTCAGCACTGATAAAGCCTTTAGCATTAATGCATCATTTGAGGCTAGCCTGCAGTTCTGGGCGTACCTGGTTGAGCAGGAATGCCTGCCGTCTCCTGAGCAATTCATCAGTAATGTTCCTCATCAGAGTCTTGTTTGGGGCAAAGAGAATGTTGCTTTCCTGCGTAAGCGCTATGTTGCGCTGAGTAAAACTGCTCAGTTTGCTGACATGGAATATTCCGAAGATCCGGCTGTTTTGAGTGAATGGATGCCACTTATTATGCAGGATCGTCCATCTGATGAGCCTGTTGCGGCGACGCGGGTACGCTATGGTACTGATGTGAACTTCGGGTCACTGGCACGCAACATGGTCGAATATCTGGAAAAACAGGATAATTTTGATTTGCTGCTGGGCCATGCGGTTGAAGACCTGAGTCAGTGTAGCGATGGTGACTGGCGTGTGGATCTTAAGTCTTTGCAGGGCAAAGATATTAAGATTCGGGCTAAGTTTGTCTTCCTGGGTGCAGGTGGCGGAGCATTGCCGTTATTACAGAAGTCCGGTATCAGTGAAGGTGATGGCTACGGCGGTTTCCCTGTAAGTGGGCAATGGTTGGTGTGTAATAAGCCTGAAGTTGTAGAGCAGCACATGGCTAAAGTATACGGTCAGGCGCCAATCGGTGCGCCACCAATGTCTGTGCCGCATCTGGATAGCCGTGTCATTGATGGTAAGCGCGCATTGCTGTTTGGGCCTTTTGCGGGCTTTACTACTAAGTTCCTGAAGCAAGGGTCTGTGCTGGATATGCCGTTAAGCGTACGTCTTAGCAACTTAAAACCAATGATGTCTGTTGGCGCTAAGAATATGGATCTGACCCGTTACCTGATCAGTGAAGTAATGCAGTCGCATAGTGATCGTGTCAATTCTCTGCGCCGTTTCTTTCCGGGTGCGAAAGAAGAAGACTGGGAGCTATGTTCTGCTGGTCAGCGAGTACAGATCATTAAGAAAGATGCCAAAGGTAAAGGTAAGCTGGAATTCGGCACTGAGGTGATTTCGTCTGCTGATGGCCGTTTGGCTGCTTTGCTGGGCGCATCTCCGGGAGCGTCTACCGCAACGATGACGATGATTGATGTTATCAACCGTTGTTTCCCTGAGCAGGTTAAAAGTCCTGAATGGCAGGCTAAACTGAAGCAAATGGTTGAGTCGTATGGTGAAGACCTGATTGCAGATGATGAATTGCTGCGCCGTGTACGTAAACGTACCTTGTCAGTACTGAAAATTGATGATCAGTATGGTGCTGAGCAAGTATAG
- a CDS encoding bile acid:sodium symporter family protein, translated as MNDPDIVGLLLPLALFTVMFGVGLSLRPDDFWQLKQRPGVIVLGVLLQLVMLPLLGVAVVYLFNLPAVLAAGLLILTFAPGGATSNLICFLCRADTALSVSLTVLSGLIIPFSLPWLSILVLQQLQLSDLAINFPVGMTITKLFAISVLPVALGMLCRYRQPQFCLRIMVWVKGFAALIMLLVVSMLAVTQLQMLLQLLPVLAPAVLTLAGLAMLLAYIVSRGSGLVQRESLTLAIETGIQNAGTSLIITAVILQNTEMSAAVLLYGILMQLPAFGLIIWRNLPGIRASHAYPAR; from the coding sequence ATGAACGATCCGGATATTGTGGGTTTGTTGCTGCCGCTGGCACTTTTTACTGTTATGTTCGGCGTGGGTTTGTCCCTAAGGCCAGATGATTTCTGGCAGCTGAAGCAGCGACCGGGTGTGATTGTACTGGGGGTGTTGTTGCAGCTGGTAATGTTACCGTTATTGGGCGTTGCTGTTGTTTATCTGTTTAATTTACCTGCGGTGCTGGCCGCCGGGTTGTTAATCCTCACATTTGCACCTGGTGGTGCTACGTCCAATCTGATTTGTTTTCTGTGTCGGGCGGACACTGCATTGTCGGTGAGCCTGACGGTACTATCCGGTTTAATTATTCCTTTTTCGCTACCCTGGCTAAGTATTCTTGTCTTGCAGCAATTACAGCTCAGTGATCTGGCAATTAATTTTCCGGTTGGAATGACAATTACGAAGCTGTTTGCCATCAGCGTATTGCCGGTTGCTCTAGGCATGCTTTGTCGTTACCGTCAGCCGCAGTTTTGTCTGCGTATAATGGTCTGGGTTAAAGGCTTTGCTGCTCTGATTATGCTGCTGGTGGTTTCTATGCTGGCAGTTACACAATTGCAGATGCTATTACAGTTGTTACCGGTGTTAGCGCCGGCCGTCCTGACCTTGGCTGGCCTGGCTATGCTGCTGGCTTATATAGTTAGTCGCGGATCAGGGTTGGTGCAGCGTGAATCACTGACTCTGGCAATAGAAACAGGTATCCAGAACGCGGGTACCAGCCTGATTATTACGGCGGTCATTCTGCAAAACACAGAGATGTCAGCGGCTGTTCTGCTATATGGCATTCTGATGCAGCTGCCTGCCTTCGGGTTGATTATCTGGCGCAATTTACCTGGAATCCGGGCATCTCATGCCTATCCTGCCAGATAA
- a CDS encoding cation diffusion facilitator family transporter, whose translation MTPQSEAQKITLIGAILDTLLGALKIIIGSLAHSTALVADGIHSLSDLLTDVMVIVIFRYSHQEPDKEHPWGHARFETLGTIILGGLLILVAGAIAYDSVHTLISGTTLLIPEWPTLVVAAISVAAKEWIFRYTLAIGKRLKSDLLIANAWHSRTDALSSIIVFVGILGAMSGFAWLDAVAAILVGFIVAKIGIELSWKCVQELLDTALPEEDVTAYTDEIMQVEGILSVHNFKTRRMASQILLEIHLQIAPYLSASEGHFIGDRAVYRLRARFPDIKHVIFHIDTYDDEADNYCQVLPNRVEISRYIFEILDQNEATELKIHRLNLHYQTDAVEIDLLLNSSDTAAYELTHLQQQLNSALSKHAWFGNLNVLVRQPDSSKSEYQ comes from the coding sequence ATGACTCCACAATCTGAAGCTCAGAAAATAACCCTGATCGGCGCTATTCTTGATACGTTACTCGGGGCACTCAAAATCATTATCGGCAGCCTGGCGCACTCCACCGCCCTGGTAGCAGATGGCATTCATTCCCTGTCAGATTTGCTCACCGATGTGATGGTCATAGTTATCTTTAGGTATTCGCACCAGGAGCCGGATAAAGAACATCCATGGGGGCACGCCCGGTTTGAAACACTAGGGACAATTATTCTGGGTGGTTTACTGATATTAGTAGCCGGCGCTATCGCCTATGACAGTGTACATACACTTATTAGTGGCACAACGTTGCTGATACCTGAATGGCCAACATTAGTGGTTGCAGCAATTTCCGTCGCTGCCAAAGAATGGATATTTCGCTATACACTGGCAATAGGTAAAAGGCTCAAGTCGGACCTGCTCATAGCCAACGCCTGGCATAGCCGTACCGATGCACTGTCTTCCATCATCGTTTTTGTCGGCATTCTCGGCGCGATGAGTGGATTTGCCTGGCTCGATGCAGTGGCTGCTATTCTGGTTGGTTTCATCGTAGCCAAAATAGGTATCGAACTTAGCTGGAAATGTGTTCAGGAATTACTGGATACAGCATTACCGGAAGAAGATGTAACCGCCTATACCGATGAGATCATGCAGGTAGAAGGTATTCTCAGCGTCCACAATTTCAAAACCCGGCGTATGGCCAGCCAGATCCTTCTGGAGATTCACTTACAGATTGCACCTTACCTGAGTGCCTCTGAGGGACATTTCATCGGCGATAGAGCAGTATACCGCCTGCGTGCACGCTTCCCGGACATTAAACACGTGATCTTTCATATCGACACTTACGACGACGAAGCGGATAACTATTGTCAGGTATTGCCTAACCGGGTTGAAATCAGCCGCTACATTTTTGAAATCCTGGATCAAAACGAAGCTACAGAACTTAAGATTCACCGCTTAAATCTGCACTATCAGACCGATGCGGTAGAGATTGATCTGCTGCTTAACAGCAGCGATACTGCCGCCTACGAATTGACGCATCTGCAACAACAACTGAACTCAGCTCTCAGCAAACACGCATGGTTTGGCAACCTTAACGTACTGGTAAGACAACCGGACTCATCTAAGTCAGAATACCAATGA
- a CDS encoding YigZ family protein: MKTYLRPCAAVSSEIIIKHSRFICYIAPVSGREAAEAFIESIRQQHPKANHNCWSYVAGYPEDPQQWNCSDDGEPKGTAGQPMLNILRHSGIGEICAVVTRYFGGVKLGTGGLVRAYGQSLNESIRLLETEPVVPQLDISLSAGYELTGDLEQLISRFNILVKERLFEQQLLIHGSIETQLLEDLKLALQPIQHKVSLSYDDKAA; encoded by the coding sequence ATGAAAACCTATTTGCGCCCCTGTGCTGCAGTAAGCAGTGAAATTATTATTAAACACAGCCGCTTTATCTGTTACATCGCGCCCGTATCAGGGCGTGAAGCAGCAGAGGCCTTCATTGAGAGTATTCGTCAACAACACCCAAAAGCTAATCACAACTGCTGGAGCTATGTGGCGGGCTATCCTGAAGACCCACAACAATGGAACTGCAGCGATGACGGCGAGCCAAAAGGCACCGCCGGACAACCGATGCTTAACATTCTGCGACATTCAGGTATAGGCGAGATCTGTGCTGTCGTCACCCGTTATTTTGGTGGTGTAAAACTAGGCACCGGCGGTCTGGTAAGAGCTTACGGGCAAAGTCTGAATGAAAGTATCAGACTCTTAGAAACCGAACCCGTCGTACCTCAACTGGATATCAGCCTGTCTGCCGGATACGAACTTACCGGCGATCTGGAGCAGCTAATCAGTCGTTTCAACATACTGGTAAAAGAGCGTTTATTTGAACAACAACTGCTTATTCACGGCTCTATTGAAACGCAACTATTGGAAGATCTGAAACTGGCTCTGCAACCCATTCAGCACAAAGTCTCACTCAGCTATGACGATAAGGCTGCTTAA
- a CDS encoding GGDEF domain-containing protein has translation MKFADNPNQAAECLRQAIPLMVKYSIPPNPLNYSLWYAYVSNVIPGLNTQMDKALETYGTCPSIISEQMFRDFLIKEEIDNAEDLQTALMAVMGSLESEASSTIENAEAFSDMLEDSLQALQASHVIEQDENVAGIIEKLTANTQAMSDTTKQFQSKIDEAQAEIATLKQELEKSRQDASVDALTGLFNRRVFDMEFSQIASSKDAKVTLVMIDIDHFKKFNDTYGHLMGDKVLQYVGKMVKELCLPPLLPVRFGGEEFAVLLPGKDTATAVQLAETIRSKIKAIRIKQKKSGEVISSITSSFGVAELIPGETPDACTGRADVALYKAKQNGRDQVQIAN, from the coding sequence ATGAAGTTCGCAGATAATCCTAATCAAGCCGCTGAATGTCTCCGTCAGGCAATTCCCCTGATGGTTAAATACAGCATTCCGCCCAACCCGCTGAATTATTCACTTTGGTATGCCTATGTATCTAATGTTATTCCAGGGCTAAATACCCAAATGGATAAAGCACTGGAAACCTACGGCACCTGCCCAAGTATCATCAGCGAACAGATGTTTCGCGACTTTCTGATCAAAGAAGAAATTGATAATGCTGAAGACCTGCAAACCGCCTTAATGGCTGTGATGGGCAGCCTGGAAAGCGAAGCCAGCAGCACCATCGAAAACGCTGAAGCCTTCAGTGATATGCTTGAAGACAGCTTACAGGCACTGCAGGCAAGCCATGTCATCGAGCAGGATGAGAACGTTGCCGGCATCATTGAAAAACTCACCGCGAACACTCAGGCAATGAGTGACACGACCAAACAGTTCCAGAGCAAGATTGATGAAGCACAAGCAGAAATAGCTACCCTGAAGCAGGAACTTGAAAAGTCCCGTCAGGATGCCAGCGTTGATGCCCTGACAGGTCTATTCAACCGCCGCGTATTCGATATGGAATTCAGCCAGATAGCCAGCAGCAAAGACGCTAAGGTTACACTGGTAATGATCGACATCGATCATTTCAAGAAATTTAATGACACCTACGGCCACCTCATGGGCGATAAGGTTCTGCAGTACGTCGGCAAAATGGTAAAAGAATTATGCCTGCCGCCTCTTCTTCCGGTGCGTTTTGGCGGCGAAGAATTTGCAGTACTTCTACCAGGTAAAGACACGGCAACAGCAGTACAGCTAGCGGAAACAATCCGCAGTAAAATTAAAGCTATCAGAATTAAACAAAAGAAATCTGGTGAAGTTATCAGCTCAATTACTTCATCATTCGGTGTAGCGGAACTTATTCCTGGCGAAACACCTGATGCCTGTACCGGCCGTGCCGATGTAGCACTCTACAAAGCAAAACAAAATGGCCGTGATCAGGTACAGATAGCCAATTAA
- the gorA gene encoding glutathione-disulfide reductase → MAEFDFDLFVIGAGSGGVRAGRMAAAMGVKVGMAEDRYMGGTCVNVGCVPKKLFVYGSHYHEDFENAAGYGWNVQANGFDWPTLRDNKTKEIERLNGIYRNMLKNAGVNLIEGRARITGPNSVEVSGQEYSAERILIATGGWPFVPEFEGSEHAITSNEVFYLDEFPKRALVVGGGYIAVEFAGIFAGLGAETSLIYRGDMFLRGFDEEVRRFTAEEVAKKNVNLRFNNNISKIEKQSDGSLLAYMTDGTVLEADTILYATGRVPNVTDLGLETVNVEQQKNGAIVVNDNFETSEPSVYAIGDVIDRVQLTPVALAEGMALVRNLFGGQDQKVDYDLIATAVFCQPNIGTVGLSEEQAREQYSNVDVYKSSFRAMKHTLSGSDEKTFMKMLVDRDTDKVLGIHMVGADAGEIIQGMAVALKAGATKAVFDSTIGIHPTSAEEFVTMREPAK, encoded by the coding sequence GTGGCAGAGTTCGATTTTGATCTGTTTGTAATTGGTGCCGGTTCAGGCGGTGTGCGTGCCGGACGTATGGCTGCTGCCATGGGTGTTAAAGTAGGTATGGCCGAAGACCGCTACATGGGCGGTACCTGTGTAAACGTAGGTTGTGTTCCGAAGAAACTGTTTGTTTATGGTTCTCACTACCATGAAGATTTTGAAAACGCTGCGGGCTATGGCTGGAATGTACAGGCAAATGGTTTTGACTGGCCGACACTGCGTGATAACAAAACTAAAGAGATTGAACGGCTGAACGGTATTTACCGTAACATGCTGAAAAACGCTGGCGTTAACCTGATTGAGGGCCGTGCGCGTATTACCGGACCTAATTCTGTAGAAGTATCAGGTCAGGAATATTCCGCTGAGCGGATCCTGATTGCTACTGGCGGCTGGCCGTTCGTACCTGAGTTTGAAGGCAGTGAACACGCAATTACCTCTAACGAAGTGTTTTATCTGGATGAATTTCCGAAACGTGCACTGGTCGTTGGCGGTGGTTATATCGCTGTTGAATTTGCCGGTATTTTTGCTGGCCTGGGCGCAGAGACATCACTGATTTACCGTGGTGACATGTTCCTGCGTGGCTTTGATGAAGAAGTGCGTCGTTTCACGGCTGAAGAAGTAGCCAAGAAGAACGTAAACCTGCGCTTCAATAACAACATCAGCAAAATTGAAAAACAGTCAGATGGCAGTTTGCTGGCATATATGACAGATGGCACCGTTCTGGAAGCGGATACTATTTTGTATGCCACTGGTCGGGTACCAAACGTGACGGATCTGGGTCTGGAAACGGTTAATGTTGAGCAGCAGAAAAATGGCGCAATCGTGGTTAATGATAACTTCGAAACAAGTGAGCCGTCTGTCTATGCGATTGGTGACGTAATTGACCGTGTTCAGTTAACGCCGGTCGCGCTGGCTGAAGGTATGGCGCTGGTGCGTAACTTGTTCGGTGGACAAGATCAGAAGGTTGATTACGACCTGATTGCTACAGCCGTATTCTGTCAGCCAAACATTGGTACTGTTGGTCTGAGTGAAGAACAGGCCCGTGAGCAGTACAGCAATGTTGATGTCTATAAGTCATCTTTCCGGGCGATGAAGCATACGCTGAGTGGCAGTGATGAAAAGACTTTCATGAAGATGCTGGTGGATCGGGATACCGATAAAGTCTTGGGCATTCATATGGTTGGCGCTGATGCCGGTGAAATCATCCAGGGCATGGCTGTGGCACTGAAGGCTGGTGCGACCAAAGCGGTGTTTGATTCAACTATTGGTATTCATCCTACGTCTGCAGAAGAGTTCGTTACTATGCGTGAACCGGCGAAATAA
- the xthA gene encoding exodeoxyribonuclease III: MKLISFNVNGLRARPHQIKALIEKHQPDVIGIQEIKVHNEEFPVEMITDLGYHVEFHGQKGHYGVCLISKQPPVSIQMGFATDEEDAQRRMIIGEYDINGETVTVLNGYFPQGENIAHETKYPAKRKFYADLQIHLNEHCSPDANVCVMGDLNISSEDIDIGIGEPNRKRWLKTGKASFQPEEREWLATLLSWGLQDTFRKIHPTEDALFSWFDYRSRGFEAEPKRGLRIDAVLVTKTLYERCADANIDYDIRGMEKPSDHAPIWAEFS, encoded by the coding sequence ATGAAACTCATCTCTTTTAATGTCAACGGCTTACGTGCCCGTCCTCACCAAATTAAAGCACTCATAGAAAAACATCAGCCAGACGTTATCGGTATTCAGGAAATCAAAGTACACAACGAAGAATTTCCGGTTGAGATGATCACTGACCTTGGCTACCACGTTGAATTTCACGGCCAGAAAGGCCATTACGGTGTTTGTCTGATTTCTAAACAACCACCTGTCAGTATTCAGATGGGCTTTGCCACTGACGAAGAAGACGCTCAGCGCCGTATGATCATCGGTGAATATGACATCAATGGTGAAACAGTTACCGTTCTGAATGGCTATTTTCCACAGGGCGAAAACATTGCCCATGAAACAAAATACCCTGCCAAGCGTAAGTTTTACGCCGACTTACAGATTCACCTAAATGAGCACTGCTCTCCGGATGCCAATGTATGCGTGATGGGTGACCTGAACATCTCCAGTGAAGATATCGACATTGGTATTGGTGAACCAAACCGCAAACGCTGGCTAAAAACCGGCAAAGCAAGCTTTCAGCCAGAAGAGCGCGAATGGCTGGCCACCTTGCTTAGCTGGGGTCTGCAAGACACTTTCCGTAAGATTCATCCGACTGAAGATGCATTATTCAGCTGGTTTGACTATCGCAGCCGTGGTTTTGAAGCAGAGCCAAAACGCGGCCTGCGCATTGATGCCGTTCTGGTCACAAAAACACTTTATGAACGCTGCGCTGATGCCAATATTGATTATGATATTCGCGGTATGGAAAAACCTTCTGATCATGCGCCAATCTGGGCTGAATTCAGCTAA
- a CDS encoding DUF1989 domain-containing protein, translating into MADATTIVWEPTRGGLDTTAHYPGFPQADSIETLLLESGGCHWINLQAGDLVSMQADQADRELLLAALTCDNTATGAALSNIPYQPEFMQQLAVAENADERFNSMAIANRLQARQIQPDELNFYSMNTTLLSDIDQHAVIKAEQNYSLIVALPATSSQLVDGSEQSLPAISISIQRNQKDTEHPLPEPLGPVQREFLVSRATAYAYTVKKGEYIQIIDVEGRQCSDFMAMNTTALAAGKERYIDSTVSRSLAVGAYPQPGLHDKFYDQDMQPLLAVVQDTAGRHDTFALACTEYGYAERGFPGHVNCSDNISAAYAKYGIQPRRAWPAINFFFNSWIDPNSHQLGSDESWSRPGDYVLMQALTDLTCVSTACPDDIDPINGWNPTEIHVRIYRPDADIPRSVAYRSLPESTPFMSTETPFHPRTSALTKRFHNARNYWVPQAFDSTGSIAEYWNCRNKVTVQDMSNLRKLDIYGPDAERLLQLALTRDISRLSVHRGYYALLCSEQGAVIDDGTLFRLAPQLFRWCCGSDESARQLEEIARENNLKVWVKDLTLKLCNLAIQGPKSRELLQRLVFTQPAQPELNNIKWFGCAIARSHDRNGIPFMLTRSGFTGELGYELFCDHRDALALWDAVFAAGEELGVSAMGGEALEMLRVEAALMINGAEFGGDIEPDEAGLGFAIDMRNTEFAGREAIERNRLAPRKQLVGLLIQGDELPLHGDHIFMERQLVGTVTSAIRSPELQQVIAMARIATELAEPGTQLEIGKLDGHMKRLRASVCALPFIDPQRVKARQ; encoded by the coding sequence ATGGCTGATGCTACGACAATCGTCTGGGAACCAACCCGGGGCGGACTGGATACTACCGCTCACTACCCTGGTTTCCCCCAGGCGGACAGCATAGAAACGTTGTTACTTGAATCCGGTGGCTGTCATTGGATTAATTTGCAAGCCGGTGACCTAGTTTCTATGCAGGCTGACCAGGCAGACAGAGAGCTTTTACTGGCAGCTCTGACTTGTGACAACACAGCAACCGGCGCAGCACTCAGCAACATTCCCTACCAACCGGAATTCATGCAGCAGCTAGCTGTCGCAGAGAATGCTGACGAACGCTTCAATTCAATGGCTATCGCAAATCGATTACAGGCAAGACAAATTCAACCGGATGAGCTGAACTTCTATAGCATGAATACCACTCTGCTATCCGACATAGATCAGCATGCGGTTATCAAAGCAGAACAGAATTACAGTCTGATAGTTGCGCTACCCGCCACGAGTAGCCAGCTAGTTGATGGCAGTGAACAGTCGTTACCCGCCATCAGTATCAGCATCCAGCGTAATCAGAAAGATACTGAACATCCACTGCCTGAGCCACTCGGCCCGGTACAACGGGAATTCCTTGTATCCAGAGCTACAGCCTATGCCTACACAGTCAAAAAGGGCGAATACATTCAGATAATAGACGTTGAAGGCCGCCAGTGTTCAGACTTCATGGCAATGAACACAACCGCTCTGGCAGCAGGCAAAGAACGTTATATAGACTCAACCGTCAGTCGTTCTCTGGCAGTCGGGGCATACCCACAGCCGGGCTTACACGATAAATTTTATGATCAGGATATGCAGCCATTGCTGGCCGTTGTTCAGGATACAGCCGGACGACACGATACATTTGCACTGGCCTGCACTGAGTATGGCTATGCTGAACGGGGCTTTCCTGGCCATGTAAATTGCTCAGACAACATTTCAGCCGCTTATGCCAAATACGGTATTCAGCCCCGCCGTGCCTGGCCGGCCATTAACTTCTTCTTTAACTCATGGATTGATCCGAATAGCCATCAACTGGGATCAGACGAATCCTGGTCACGTCCGGGTGACTATGTGTTGATGCAGGCACTGACCGATCTCACCTGCGTCAGCACTGCATGCCCGGATGACATTGATCCTATCAATGGTTGGAATCCAACTGAAATACACGTGCGAATCTACCGCCCGGATGCGGACATCCCCCGCTCCGTTGCTTATCGTTCATTACCGGAGTCGACCCCGTTTATGAGTACTGAAACACCCTTTCATCCACGCACCAGTGCGCTGACCAAGCGTTTCCACAACGCCCGTAATTACTGGGTTCCTCAGGCATTCGACAGCACCGGCAGCATCGCTGAATACTGGAACTGCCGGAACAAAGTTACCGTGCAGGATATGTCTAACCTACGCAAGCTGGATATCTATGGGCCAGACGCAGAACGCCTGTTACAGCTGGCACTGACCCGGGATATAAGCCGACTATCTGTTCATCGGGGATACTATGCTCTGCTCTGTTCGGAACAGGGTGCGGTAATTGATGACGGCACCCTGTTCCGCCTGGCACCACAGCTGTTCCGCTGGTGCTGCGGTAGCGATGAATCAGCTCGCCAGCTGGAAGAAATCGCCCGGGAAAACAACCTCAAAGTCTGGGTAAAAGATCTCACTCTCAAGCTTTGTAATCTTGCGATTCAGGGGCCTAAAAGCCGTGAACTACTACAGCGTTTAGTCTTCACTCAGCCAGCTCAACCTGAACTCAACAATATTAAATGGTTCGGCTGTGCTATCGCCCGTAGCCATGACCGTAACGGCATTCCTTTTATGTTAACCCGCAGTGGCTTCACCGGTGAGCTCGGCTACGAACTGTTCTGTGACCACCGCGACGCCCTTGCCCTCTGGGATGCAGTATTTGCTGCAGGGGAAGAACTTGGTGTCAGTGCCATGGGCGGTGAGGCATTAGAAATGCTCAGAGTAGAAGCAGCTCTGATGATTAACGGTGCTGAATTCGGCGGTGACATTGAGCCGGATGAAGCAGGCCTTGGTTTTGCCATTGATATGCGCAACACCGAATTCGCTGGCCGTGAAGCAATTGAACGTAACCGTCTTGCCCCCCGTAAACAGCTGGTCGGCCTGCTCATTCAAGGTGACGAACTGCCACTGCATGGCGATCACATTTTTATGGAACGTCAGCTGGTTGGCACTGTTACCAGTGCAATCCGTTCCCCGGAACTGCAACAGGTCATCGCTATGGCCAGGATTGCAACTGAGCTGGCTGAACCGGGTACTCAACTGGAAATAGGTAAGTTAGACGGCCATATGAAGCGGCTCAGAGCAAGTGTCTGCGCATTACCCTTCATTGACCCGCAACGCGTCAAAGCGCGGCAATAA